The Cyanobacteriota bacterium genomic sequence CACCACGGGCAAAAAAATTGGGACGATCGAGGAGAGCTTTATTTCCAAGTTGGAGAAGGGGGATGTATTTTTCTTTGCGGGTAAACAATTAGAGTTCTTTATGGTAAAAGACATGACTGCCTATGTCAAAGCCACGACCCGCAAGTCTACAGTTACTCCCATCTGGGGCGGTGGCAACTTGGCCATTTCAGACATCCTTAGCCATCACCTGCGGCAAACAATTGCCCAAGCAACTGCATTACTAGCTAACTCCTCCTCTTCCTCCCCCCCAGCCCCACGGCCAACAGTTAGAGGAACACAGCCCGAAGCTCTCTCCACTCAATATGAGATTGGAGGATTGGAGGCTTGGGAAAATCAGTCCCCTGAATTGCGCTGTATTCTACCCTTACTCATGACTCAGCAACGCCTCTCCCATCTACCCCAAGCTACTGACCTGTTGATCGAAACCTGCAAAACGAGGGAGGGTCAACACCTGTACGTATTTCCCTTTGCAGGACGTTTTGTCCATGAGGGATTAGGCTTTTTATGGGCTTATCGGTTTGCCTGCCAGCAGCGATCGACCTTCACCATTTCCGTCAATGACTACGGATTTGAGATCCTAGCTCCCAAGGGCTATCCCTTTCGAGATCTGTTTTCTGCGGCCTTTTTTGACCACGATCGCCTCCCAGAGGATCTCCGAGCTAGCCTCAACATCTCTGAACTGACAGGACGCACCTTTCGTGGCATTGCTCAAATTGCTGGCCTTGTGTTCAAGGGCTATCCCGGTGCTAAGAAAACGGCTAGTCAGCTTCAGGTCAGTGCATCCCTCATCTACGAAGTGTTCACAAAATATGAACCAGATAACCTATTGTTGCGCCAAGCCGAGCAAGAAGTCCTAGATGAGCAGCTAGAACTCTCTCGTCTCGCCGCCACCCTCGATCGCCTGCGCCACCTCACCCTAGTCTGGAAAGATACTCGCCGTCCTTCACCCTTTGCCTTTCCTCTGTTAGTAGAACGTCTTGGTTCTCGCCTTTCCAATGAAAGCCTACTGGATCGAATTCAGCGCCTTAAGCAACAGTGGGACGATCGCTAGGGGTGTTTTTAAGTCAGCGGCGGTACTCTAGCCGAGATCACTCAGGGCTGCTATGACTGTTTATGCCTATAGCCAGCGGGCCACGTCGCGCACCAGTAGGCTCTGAAGTCGTTGGGTTTTTGCCCCTGCTAGATAGAGCAAATCACCCTTGCCCAACAGATTTGCGGCTGCTGTTTGCTTGCCCCCTAGCACGATCGCCGAATCGGCAGTGCTGGCTGTGCGAAGGGCCACTCGTCCTGGCAGGTTTGAGCGAATTAGCGGTGTCACCACCTTCGCTTCTGGACGCTGCGTGGCAATGATCAGATGAATACCAGCAGCACGAGACATTGCCCCTAGCCGCTTGATGCTGTGTTCCAACTGCTTGGCGATTTCCTTCTCGGCCATAAAGTCAGCATATTCGTCAAACACACACACGAGTCGATGCAATGGGGTGCGACTACATTGGTTATAGGCACGGATATCAGCACAGTGGGCTTGCTCAAAGCGTTCATATCGTTCTTCCATTTCGGTCACCAGGTCGGCCATGAGGGCGATCGCTGCCTCTGCATCTTTCACCACGGGTCGATAGAGCCAAGGACTATGGGCAAACTCTGGAAAGGTTACCCGCTTTGGATCCACTAATGCAATGTTCAGATGCTCAGGAGCATAGCGCCCCATCAGGCTGAGGATCAGCGCTCGCAAAAATTCACTCTTGCCACTACCCGTTGTTCCTCCTACCAAGAAGTGGCAGGTGTTGGGATCAGAGAGGTCAGCTTCAATCAGGCGGTTTTCCAGGTCGATGCCAATGGCGATCGTCACAGGATCGGTAGGCAACCGACGTTGAGGACGGATATAGTCTTCAAACTGGGCAACTTGGCGATCAGCACGGGGCAAATCCACACTCACGTAACCTGCCTCTGGAGCAATCAACGGCGGCATGGTCAACCCCATCTGCACCTGCAAGTCATCACTGAGCCGCACAATAGACGACACCTTAACTCCAGCCATCGGCTTCAGCTTGATTCGCATGAAGGCAGGCCCCATGGCTGCCCCCTGA encodes the following:
- a CDS encoding helicase-related protein; the encoded protein is DLQRQTIITSILPDTVDSFPWAGHLGLHMAEQLVAALDIHKSTLIFTNTRSQAERWYQALQFLLPEEIDRIALHHGSIAVEEREAIEAGLKAGHLKWVVCTSSLDLGVDFQPVERVVQIGSAKNLARLLQRAGRSAHVPAGTSEIFFLPTHALELLEIAAFRHGLALGDMEARRPLRKPYDVLVQHLVTLACGDGFIPEQTLAAIQQTVAYADLTAAEFDWILNFITQGGKCLSAYPRYKKVVVTEQGLYRVTDRTIARLHRMGIGTITANQTLQLVYTTGKKIGTIEESFISKLEKGDVFFFAGKQLEFFMVKDMTAYVKATTRKSTVTPIWGGGNLAISDILSHHLRQTIAQATALLANSSSSSPPAPRPTVRGTQPEALSTQYEIGGLEAWENQSPELRCILPLLMTQQRLSHLPQATDLLIETCKTREGQHLYVFPFAGRFVHEGLGFLWAYRFACQQRSTFTISVNDYGFEILAPKGYPFRDLFSAAFFDHDRLPEDLRASLNISELTGRTFRGIAQIAGLVFKGYPGAKKTASQLQVSASLIYEVFTKYEPDNLLLRQAEQEVLDEQLELSRLAATLDRLRHLTLVWKDTRRPSPFAFPLLVERLGSRLSNESLLDRIQRLKQQWDDR